One Primulina huaijiensis isolate GDHJ02 unplaced genomic scaffold, ASM1229523v2 scaffold37775, whole genome shotgun sequence genomic window carries:
- the LOC140968675 gene encoding uncharacterized protein gives MNWIQRKIYLYNVTFGLYMLDWWERYLFNTLVVVLMWFIFYNSSRYVTDFCRGHLQ, from the exons ATGAACTGGATTCAACGCAAGATCTATCTTTACAACGTCACTTTCGGGCTCTATATGTTGGATTGGTGGGAGCGCTATCTTTTCA ATACACTGGTAGTTGTGTTAATGTGGTTTATCTTCTACAACAGTTCTCGATACGTCACTGATTTCTGCCGAGG
- the LOC140968673 gene encoding uncharacterized protein isoform X2, whose product MTSSPGQRPTHAPGGHRIQCSSLGAPMGAAGPLGPRENISNTWSGSYSSLNYNNPPYMRDVNFPNSGVGRGGSPHAVHGWGRGGRYSNSPELQSHHDSPNMLDVNFPNSGVGQRDSPHAVHGWGRGGRFCPRPQPHSRHHSRHGSGHYSDWGRGRGQSLSLGPSARRGKDSQDPVSAELRPDLYYNKEMLEDPWKGMTPVIWKGPNSDGSWLPKSLSLKKTRPSPEASQKSVSQPSLAEYLATSNDTVNEPTHEEHEQPEPPSNSDSGRCFGDARRSSGDRMETITTLF is encoded by the exons ATGACTTCATCCCCTGGACAGAGGCCAACCCATGCACCCGGAGGCCATCGCATTCAGTGTTCCTCTCTAGGAGCCCCAATGGGAGCGGCAGGCCCTTTGGGCCctcgagaaaatatttcaaatacttGGAGTGGATCATACAGCAGCTTAAACTACAACAACCCGCCATATATGCGAGATGTTAACTTTCCAAATTCAGGCGTTGGCCGGGGAGGTTCTCCTCATGCTGTTCATGGTTGGGGCAGGGGTGGTAGATACAGCAACAGCCCCGAACTCCAATCCCACCACGATTCACCAAATATGCTAGATGTTAACTTTCCAAATTCAGGCGTTGGCCAGAGAGATTCTCCTCATGCTGTTCATGGTTGGGGCAGGGGTGGTAGATTCTGCCCCCGCCCCCAACCACACTCCCGCCATCATTCACGACATGGTAGCGGCCATTATTCTGATTGGGGGAGAGGCAGGGGTCAATCGCTAAGTTTGGGACCAAGTGCTAGGAGAGGAAAAGATTCTCAGGATCCTGTTTCAGCGGAGCTGCGTCCAGACTTGTATTACAATAAAGAAATGTTAGAAGATCCGTGGAAAGGGATGACTCCTGTTATTTGGAAGGGCCCAAATTCTGATGGCTCCTGGCTTCCGAAATCTCTTAGCCTGAAGAAAACCAGGCCTTCTCCTGAAGCTTCACAGAAGTCAGTTTCTCAACCGAGCCTTGCCGAATACCTTGCCACATCGAATGATACTGTTAACGAGCCAACACATGAAGAGCATGAACAACCAGAA CCTCCCTCAAACAGTGATTCGGGAAGGTGTTTTGGTGATGCGAGACGTTCATCTGGGGATCGAATGGAGACTATTACGACTCTCTTCTGA
- the LOC140968689 gene encoding uncharacterized protein: MCMNIMVNRSMRKLCPNLDKEDGLETVLEVPIPEEMFDKMGSNAALRWHNMRNLMRAHHRSVADRSSVPAVNSSAAASSSSTNDQFMLLLKLVGSAFIPYQVQLDHAVTMPIKDGSIEASTAKYIVQQYLAATGGLAALNAVNSMYAVGQVKMVVASDLEQSTDNVKRSWEAGGFVLWQKNPDLWFLELVVSGFKISAGSDGKIAWSQSSTNSNASRGPPRPLRRFFQGLDPRSTANLFLNAVCIGEKTIKDEDCFLLKLDTNSDILKAQSTPNTEIVHHTIWGYFSQRTGLLIQFEDTKLIRMKATKGDDSVFYETSMESSLQDYRYVEGINIAHSGKTAATLYRYGKTLNRRWKLEETWKIEEVDFNICGLSLDYFLPPADVKKEHENDENGM; this comes from the exons ATGTGCATGAACATTATGGTGAATCGTTCGATGAGAAAGCTATGTccaaatctggacaaagaagatGGGCTGGAGACGGTGCTGGAGGTTCCCATTCCGGAGGAGATGTTTGATAAAATGGGCAGCAACGCCGCCCTCCGCTGGCACAATATGCGCAATCTCATGCGAGCCCACCACCGCAGCGTCGCCGACAGGTCATCTGTGCCGGCGGTGAATTCCTCGGCAGCAGCGTCATCTTCCTCCACCAATGATCAGTTCATGCTCCTGCTCAAGCTGGTTGGCTCTGCTTTCATTCCTTATCAAGTCCAGTTGGATCATGCTGTCACAATGCCAATCAAAGATGGCTCCATT GAAGCGTCTACAGCAAAATACATAGTACAGCAATATCTAGCAGCAACAGGAGGGCTGGCTGCCCTTAATGCCGTAAATAGCATGTATGCTGTGGGGCAAGTGAAAATGGTGGTGGCATCTGACCTTGAGCAAAGCACTGATAATGTTAAAAGAAGTTGGGAGGCAGGTGGGTTCGTGCTGTGGCAGAAGAATCCTGATTTATGGTTCCTTGAATTGGTCGTTTCGGGATTCAAAATCAGTGCCGGTAGCGATGGGAAAATCGCATGGAGCCAGTCCTCCACGAATTCAAATGCTTCAAGAGGTCCACCAAGACCCCTTCGAAGGTTCTTTCAG gGTTTGGACCCAAGATCCACAGCCAACTTATTCTTAAACGCGGTTTGCATTGGGGAGAAAACCATCAAGGACGAAGATTGTTTTTTACTGAAACTCGACACGAACTCAGACATCCTCAAAGCACAGAGCACACCAAACACGGAGATCGTCCATCACACTATATGGGGATACTTTAGTCAAAGAACTGGTCTGTTGATCCAATTCGAGGATACAAAGTTGATAAGAATGAAAGCTACCAAAGGAGATGACAGTGTGTTCTACGAAACAAGCATGGAATCGTCGCTGCAAGATTACAGATATGTTGAAGGAATCAACATCGCACATAGTGGGAAGACTGCTGCAACGTTGTATAGATATGGAAAAACATTGAATAGAAGATGGAAATTGGAGGAGACTTGGAAGATTGAAGAGGTTGATTTTAACATTTGTGGGTTGTCTTTGGATTATTTCTTGCCGCCAGCTGATGTCAAGAAAGAACATGAAAATGATGAGAATGGAATGTGA
- the LOC140968673 gene encoding uncharacterized protein isoform X3 — translation MVSHSLSNPLIENEPAPPITVQYSRPRFDYHTDPMSAFSADNPPYMRDVNFPNSGVGRGGSPHAVHGWGRGGRYSNSPELQSHHDSPNMLDVNFPNSGVGQRDSPHAVHGWGRGGRFCPRPQPHSRHHSRHGSGHYSDWGRGRGQSLSLGPSARRGKDSQDPVSAELRPDLYYNKEMLEDPWKGMTPVIWKGPNSDGSWLPKSLSLKKTRPSPEASQKSVSQPSLAEYLATSNDTVNEPTHEEHEQPEPPSNSDSGRCFGDARRSSGDRMETITTLF, via the exons ATGGTATCACATAGCCTTTCCAACCCTCTGATTGAAAACGAACCTGCTCCTCCAATTACAGTACAATATTCTCGTCCGAGATTTGATTATCATACAGACCCTATGTCTGCTTTTTCTGCCG ACAACCCGCCATATATGCGAGATGTTAACTTTCCAAATTCAGGCGTTGGCCGGGGAGGTTCTCCTCATGCTGTTCATGGTTGGGGCAGGGGTGGTAGATACAGCAACAGCCCCGAACTCCAATCCCACCACGATTCACCAAATATGCTAGATGTTAACTTTCCAAATTCAGGCGTTGGCCAGAGAGATTCTCCTCATGCTGTTCATGGTTGGGGCAGGGGTGGTAGATTCTGCCCCCGCCCCCAACCACACTCCCGCCATCATTCACGACATGGTAGCGGCCATTATTCTGATTGGGGGAGAGGCAGGGGTCAATCGCTAAGTTTGGGACCAAGTGCTAGGAGAGGAAAAGATTCTCAGGATCCTGTTTCAGCGGAGCTGCGTCCAGACTTGTATTACAATAAAGAAATGTTAGAAGATCCGTGGAAAGGGATGACTCCTGTTATTTGGAAGGGCCCAAATTCTGATGGCTCCTGGCTTCCGAAATCTCTTAGCCTGAAGAAAACCAGGCCTTCTCCTGAAGCTTCACAGAAGTCAGTTTCTCAACCGAGCCTTGCCGAATACCTTGCCACATCGAATGATACTGTTAACGAGCCAACACATGAAGAGCATGAACAACCAGAA CCTCCCTCAAACAGTGATTCGGGAAGGTGTTTTGGTGATGCGAGACGTTCATCTGGGGATCGAATGGAGACTATTACGACTCTCTTCTGA
- the LOC140968673 gene encoding protein SICKLE-like isoform X1 has translation MVSHSLSNPLIENEPAPPITVQYSRPRFDYHTDPMSAFSADKRRNNFLHQVSQGYSSVPPNMTSSPGQRPTHAPGGHRIQCSSLGAPMGAAGPLGPRENISNTWSGSYSSLNYNNPPYMRDVNFPNSGVGRGGSPHAVHGWGRGGRYSNSPELQSHHDSPNMLDVNFPNSGVGQRDSPHAVHGWGRGGRFCPRPQPHSRHHSRHGSGHYSDWGRGRGQSLSLGPSARRGKDSQDPVSAELRPDLYYNKEMLEDPWKGMTPVIWKGPNSDGSWLPKSLSLKKTRPSPEASQKSVSQPSLAEYLATSNDTVNEPTHEEHEQPEPPSNSDSGRCFGDARRSSGDRMETITTLF, from the exons ATGGTATCACATAGCCTTTCCAACCCTCTGATTGAAAACGAACCTGCTCCTCCAATTACAGTACAATATTCTCGTCCGAGATTTGATTATCATACAGACCCTATGTCTGCTTTTTCTGCCGACAAAAGGAGAAATAACTTCTTGCATCAGGTCTCGCAAGGATATTCCAGCGTGCCTCCAA ATATGACTTCATCCCCTGGACAGAGGCCAACCCATGCACCCGGAGGCCATCGCATTCAGTGTTCCTCTCTAGGAGCCCCAATGGGAGCGGCAGGCCCTTTGGGCCctcgagaaaatatttcaaatacttGGAGTGGATCATACAGCAGCTTAAACTACAACAACCCGCCATATATGCGAGATGTTAACTTTCCAAATTCAGGCGTTGGCCGGGGAGGTTCTCCTCATGCTGTTCATGGTTGGGGCAGGGGTGGTAGATACAGCAACAGCCCCGAACTCCAATCCCACCACGATTCACCAAATATGCTAGATGTTAACTTTCCAAATTCAGGCGTTGGCCAGAGAGATTCTCCTCATGCTGTTCATGGTTGGGGCAGGGGTGGTAGATTCTGCCCCCGCCCCCAACCACACTCCCGCCATCATTCACGACATGGTAGCGGCCATTATTCTGATTGGGGGAGAGGCAGGGGTCAATCGCTAAGTTTGGGACCAAGTGCTAGGAGAGGAAAAGATTCTCAGGATCCTGTTTCAGCGGAGCTGCGTCCAGACTTGTATTACAATAAAGAAATGTTAGAAGATCCGTGGAAAGGGATGACTCCTGTTATTTGGAAGGGCCCAAATTCTGATGGCTCCTGGCTTCCGAAATCTCTTAGCCTGAAGAAAACCAGGCCTTCTCCTGAAGCTTCACAGAAGTCAGTTTCTCAACCGAGCCTTGCCGAATACCTTGCCACATCGAATGATACTGTTAACGAGCCAACACATGAAGAGCATGAACAACCAGAA CCTCCCTCAAACAGTGATTCGGGAAGGTGTTTTGGTGATGCGAGACGTTCATCTGGGGATCGAATGGAGACTATTACGACTCTCTTCTGA